A genomic region of Acidobacteriota bacterium contains the following coding sequences:
- the accC gene encoding acetyl-CoA carboxylase biotin carboxylase subunit, translated as MFKKVLIANRGEIALRVICACRELGIKTVAVYSEADESSLHVRFADEVVCIGPPRSAESYLNVPAIISAAEITGADAIHPGYGFLSESAYLAEVCEACHIKFIGPTPNVIRLMGDKARARRAMKKAGVPVLPGSDGPVESEERALKVARDLGYPVIIKASAGGGGKGMRVVRSADELSAALRMAQREAQAAFGVGDVYLEKYIEAPRHIEFQVLGDHHGAVVHLGERECSIQRRHQKLIEEAPSAVLTDRQRRKLGGVVVDAARAVQYTNAGTFEFLMDHAGHFYFIEANTRLQVEHGITEMVTGIDIVKEQLRIAAGERLSFKQGDVTFNGHAIECRINAEHHETFRPSPGVISVFSAPGGPGVRIDTFVHSECTVPPYYDSLVAKIMAHGRDRLEAIARMRRTLEMTVVEGIHTTIPLHLKLLAEPDFVAARLNTAFMDRYAVPDNRAAERRAAG; from the coding sequence ATGTTCAAGAAGGTCCTCATCGCCAACCGCGGGGAGATCGCCCTGCGCGTCATCTGTGCGTGCCGCGAGCTGGGCATCAAGACCGTGGCCGTGTACTCGGAGGCTGACGAGAGCTCGCTGCACGTGCGGTTCGCCGACGAAGTCGTCTGCATCGGGCCGCCGCGCAGCGCCGAGAGCTACCTGAACGTCCCGGCCATCATCAGCGCTGCCGAGATCACCGGGGCCGATGCCATCCACCCGGGATACGGGTTCCTGTCGGAGAGCGCCTACCTGGCGGAAGTGTGCGAGGCCTGCCACATCAAGTTCATCGGGCCGACACCGAACGTCATCCGGCTCATGGGCGACAAGGCCCGTGCCCGCCGGGCGATGAAGAAGGCCGGGGTGCCCGTGCTGCCCGGCAGCGACGGCCCCGTCGAGAGCGAGGAGCGGGCGCTCAAGGTGGCCAGAGACCTCGGCTACCCGGTCATCATCAAGGCATCGGCGGGGGGCGGCGGGAAGGGGATGCGGGTCGTCCGGTCGGCCGACGAACTGAGCGCGGCGCTCCGGATGGCGCAGCGCGAGGCCCAGGCCGCGTTCGGCGTCGGCGACGTGTACCTCGAGAAGTACATCGAGGCCCCGCGCCACATCGAGTTCCAGGTGCTCGGCGATCACCACGGCGCGGTGGTCCACCTCGGGGAGCGCGAGTGCTCGATTCAGCGCCGCCACCAGAAGCTCATCGAAGAAGCGCCCTCGGCCGTGCTCACCGATCGGCAGCGCCGCAAGCTCGGGGGCGTCGTGGTCGACGCCGCCAGGGCCGTGCAGTACACGAACGCGGGAACCTTCGAGTTCCTGATGGATCACGCCGGCCACTTCTACTTCATCGAGGCCAACACGCGCCTGCAGGTCGAGCATGGCATCACCGAGATGGTGACCGGCATCGACATCGTGAAGGAGCAGCTGCGCATCGCGGCGGGCGAGCGGCTGTCGTTCAAGCAGGGCGACGTGACGTTCAACGGCCACGCCATCGAGTGCCGGATCAACGCCGAGCACCACGAGACCTTCCGCCCGAGCCCCGGCGTGATCTCGGTCTTCAGCGCGCCAGGCGGGCCGGGCGTCCGGATCGACACGTTCGTGCACTCGGAGTGCACGGTGCCGCCGTACTACGACTCGCTCGTGGCGAAGATCATGGCCCACGGCCGCGATCGTCTCGAGGCCATCGCGCGCATGCGGCGCACGCTGGAGATGACGGTGGTCGAGGGCATCCACACGACCATCCCGCTCCACCTCAAGCTGCTCGCCGAGCCCGATTTCGTCGCCGCCCGCCTGAACACGGCGTTCATGGACCGTTACGCCGTGCCCGACAACAGGGCGGCCGAACGGCGCGCCGCCGGCTGA
- a CDS encoding Xaa-Pro peptidase family protein, whose product MLLAPEARLAWRREAVRAAMAERELDAFVVTHLPNLRYLTNLTASAGVVVVTARVTCLLVDFRYNAAVEQLLRSGAVPSDTVLVPVPASYDEALATLLEEGLGPRVGFEAAHLTVKRHTWLTARLAAAGRIDLVPTEGLVESGRLIKDEHEQEILREAARRLSGVARSVLAEGLRPGPTEREVAAAIDCRLGRAGFERPAFETIVASGPNSALPHARPGERRLATGDLVVLDFGGVYGGYCVDLTRTVAVGPPSSEARRLYRAVVDAQEAAFAVIRAGVSTAEVDRAARDALGGYGLAEAFGHSTGHGLGLEVHEDPRVGAPRPEGPAPTPLAPGVVITVEPGVYIPDLGGVRLEDDVLVTATGYERLTDVPRDERLLTS is encoded by the coding sequence ATGCTGCTGGCTCCCGAGGCCCGGCTCGCCTGGCGGCGCGAGGCGGTTCGTGCCGCGATGGCCGAGCGCGAGCTCGACGCGTTCGTCGTCACGCACCTGCCGAATCTGCGCTACCTGACCAACCTGACGGCCAGTGCCGGCGTCGTGGTCGTGACGGCCCGCGTGACCTGCCTGCTCGTCGACTTCCGCTACAATGCCGCCGTCGAACAACTGCTGAGGTCGGGCGCCGTGCCCTCCGATACGGTGCTCGTCCCGGTACCCGCGAGCTACGACGAGGCGCTGGCGACGCTGCTCGAGGAGGGGCTCGGGCCGCGGGTGGGATTCGAGGCCGCGCACCTCACGGTGAAGCGACATACCTGGCTGACCGCCCGTCTGGCCGCGGCCGGTCGAATCGACCTCGTGCCCACCGAGGGGCTGGTCGAGTCGGGGCGGCTCATCAAGGACGAGCACGAGCAGGAGATCCTGCGCGAGGCGGCGCGGCGCCTCTCCGGGGTGGCGCGGAGCGTCCTGGCGGAAGGCCTTCGGCCGGGCCCGACCGAACGGGAGGTGGCCGCGGCGATCGACTGCCGGCTCGGCCGGGCCGGGTTCGAGCGGCCCGCGTTCGAGACGATCGTGGCCAGCGGGCCGAACTCGGCGCTGCCGCACGCGCGGCCCGGTGAACGGCGCCTGGCGACGGGCGACCTGGTCGTGCTGGACTTCGGGGGGGTCTACGGCGGATACTGCGTCGATTTGACGCGAACCGTGGCGGTCGGGCCGCCTTCGTCAGAGGCACGGCGTCTCTACCGCGCCGTGGTCGACGCGCAAGAGGCCGCCTTCGCCGTCATTCGCGCCGGGGTGTCGACGGCCGAGGTCGATCGGGCGGCCCGCGACGCCCTGGGTGGGTACGGGCTGGCCGAGGCCTTCGGCCACAGCACGGGACACGGGCTGGGTCTCGAGGTGCATGAAGACCCGCGGGTCGGTGCGCCACGCCCCGAGGGCCCCGCCCCCACGCCGCTGGCGCCCGGCGTGGTCATCACCGTCGAACCGGGCGTCTACATCCCGGATCTGGGTGGTGTCCGGCTCGAAGACGACGTGCTCGTGACGGCGACCGGCTACGAGCGGCTCACCGATGTACCACGTGATGAACGGCTGTTGACTTCATGA
- a CDS encoding PKD domain-containing protein: protein MVGHATRCSLVGLGLATLFAVSGCTMQSTEAPPLTGPSELGLSVGIQATPDVLTMDGQSRSEIVVTTRNASGQLQSGIGLRAEIVYQGAIQDFGRLSTKTATTGGDGRAFFSYTAPQGAPAGNSDSGYDIVVIRVIPSHSDYANAVQRTVEIRLVPMGIVLPPADTPVAEFDFSPTAPLEGQSVQFDASRSKDGPDAQEGQNQTITSYQWDFGDGRTGSGKTVSHAFSRPGSFTVTLTVANARGLSSQRTRFVTVGVGQNPTASFTFSPANPEALQSVFFNAAASQAAPGRHLVSYDWTFGNGSFGSGVTVTHRFAVKGTYTVTLTVTDDIGRTGTISQSITLGDDLAPTADFVFSPTNPSISAGSNRVNFDASFSRPPDGRTLTRWEWNFGDGAFGEGQVTSHLYTRAGTFTVVLSVTDNTGQKRSVSKTVTVAP, encoded by the coding sequence TTGTTCGCCGTCTCGGGCTGCACCATGCAGTCGACGGAGGCGCCGCCGCTCACCGGTCCGTCGGAGCTCGGCCTGTCGGTCGGCATCCAGGCCACGCCCGATGTCCTCACGATGGACGGCCAGTCGCGATCGGAGATCGTCGTCACCACCCGGAACGCGTCGGGCCAGCTGCAGTCGGGCATCGGCCTGCGCGCGGAGATCGTCTACCAGGGCGCGATCCAGGACTTCGGGCGGCTCTCGACGAAGACGGCGACGACCGGAGGAGACGGCCGCGCCTTCTTCTCGTACACGGCGCCGCAAGGCGCTCCGGCCGGCAACTCCGACTCGGGCTACGACATCGTCGTCATTCGCGTCATCCCGAGCCACAGCGACTACGCAAACGCCGTCCAGCGCACCGTCGAGATCCGGCTCGTGCCGATGGGCATCGTCCTGCCCCCGGCCGACACGCCCGTCGCGGAGTTCGACTTCTCGCCAACCGCGCCGCTCGAGGGGCAGTCGGTGCAGTTCGACGCGTCGCGGTCGAAGGACGGTCCGGATGCCCAGGAAGGGCAGAATCAGACCATCACGTCGTATCAGTGGGACTTCGGCGACGGCCGGACCGGGTCGGGCAAGACCGTGTCGCACGCCTTCAGCCGCCCGGGCAGCTTCACGGTGACCCTCACCGTGGCGAACGCGCGTGGCCTGTCGTCGCAGCGCACCCGCTTCGTGACCGTCGGCGTCGGCCAGAACCCGACGGCCTCGTTCACCTTCTCGCCGGCCAACCCCGAGGCGCTGCAGAGCGTGTTCTTCAATGCCGCGGCGTCGCAGGCCGCGCCGGGACGTCACCTCGTGTCCTACGACTGGACGTTCGGCAACGGCAGCTTCGGGAGCGGCGTCACCGTCACGCACCGATTCGCCGTGAAGGGCACCTACACGGTCACCCTCACGGTGACCGACGACATCGGCCGCACGGGCACGATCTCGCAGTCGATCACGCTCGGCGACGACCTCGCCCCGACCGCCGACTTCGTCTTCTCGCCCACCAACCCGAGCATCTCGGCCGGGTCGAACCGGGTGAACTTCGACGCCTCGTTCTCGCGTCCGCCGGATGGCCGCACGCTCACCCGGTGGGAGTGGAACTTCGGCGACGGCGCGTTCGGCGAGGGACAGGTCACCTCGCACCTCTACACGCGCGCCGGTACCTTCACGGTCGTGCTCTCGGTCACCGACAACACCGGCCAGAAGCGGTCGGTCTCGAAGACGGTGACCGTGGCGCCGTAG
- a CDS encoding sodium:alanine symporter family protein: MPLILVIVGGLLTWRSGFVQIRRFPLAVRMVARGAFSKSTTTDGTITPFQALSTALASTVGNGNIGGVATAILIGGAGAVFWMWVCAAVGMATKYSEAVLGVHYRVRRETGELASGPMYYITGGLPWPRVAKPLAMAFAFFGACAALFGTGNMAQSNTVARTFVEASRTIAGIDVPLWVPGVFITITVGLVLLGGIRRIAAVAERLVPSMILLYLVATLAYIVLNASHLPAVFGLIFAEAFTPTAAIGGFAGASVAQAIAAGVSRGVLSNEAGLGSAPIAHGIANVRHPVQQGLVGVFEVFTDTIVVCSMTAFVILSSGMWTEVAYQGASGDLTAAALSTTIPFASAIVAICSFLFGFSTLIGWCYYGEKCFEFLFGSKMIVPYRVVFTTLIMVGSVVSVPLVWALGTLLNGFMAFPNLVGLLFLGGTVAKLTREYFASDLARADAGR; this comes from the coding sequence ATGCCCCTCATCCTGGTCATCGTCGGGGGCCTGCTGACCTGGCGTTCCGGGTTCGTGCAGATCCGGCGGTTTCCGCTGGCCGTGCGGATGGTCGCCCGCGGCGCCTTCAGCAAGTCGACCACGACCGACGGCACCATCACGCCGTTCCAGGCGCTGTCGACGGCCCTGGCCTCGACCGTCGGCAACGGCAACATCGGCGGGGTGGCCACGGCCATCCTGATCGGGGGCGCGGGCGCGGTGTTCTGGATGTGGGTGTGCGCGGCCGTCGGCATGGCGACCAAGTACTCGGAGGCCGTGCTCGGCGTGCACTACCGCGTGCGCCGCGAGACGGGCGAGCTCGCGAGCGGCCCCATGTACTACATCACCGGCGGGCTGCCGTGGCCGCGCGTGGCGAAGCCGCTCGCCATGGCCTTCGCCTTCTTCGGCGCGTGCGCGGCGCTCTTCGGCACCGGCAACATGGCCCAGTCGAACACGGTGGCCCGCACGTTCGTCGAGGCCTCGCGCACGATCGCCGGCATCGACGTGCCGCTGTGGGTGCCGGGCGTCTTCATCACGATCACCGTCGGCCTGGTGCTGCTCGGCGGTATCAGGCGGATCGCTGCGGTCGCCGAGCGGCTCGTGCCCAGCATGATCCTTCTCTACCTCGTGGCCACGCTGGCCTACATCGTGCTCAACGCGTCGCACCTGCCGGCGGTCTTCGGCCTGATCTTCGCCGAGGCCTTCACGCCGACCGCGGCCATCGGCGGCTTCGCGGGGGCGAGCGTGGCGCAGGCCATCGCGGCCGGCGTCAGCCGGGGCGTGCTCTCGAACGAGGCCGGCCTCGGCAGCGCGCCGATCGCCCACGGCATCGCGAACGTCAGGCACCCCGTGCAGCAGGGACTCGTCGGCGTCTTCGAGGTCTTCACCGACACGATCGTCGTGTGCTCGATGACGGCGTTCGTGATTCTGTCGTCGGGGATGTGGACCGAGGTGGCCTACCAGGGCGCGAGCGGCGACCTCACGGCGGCGGCGCTCAGCACGACAATCCCGTTCGCCTCGGCCATCGTCGCCATCTGCTCCTTCCTGTTCGGCTTCTCGACGCTGATCGGGTGGTGCTACTACGGCGAGAAGTGCTTCGAGTTCCTGTTCGGCTCGAAGATGATCGTGCCCTACCGCGTCGTGTTCACGACGCTGATCATGGTGGGATCGGTCGTCTCGGTGCCGCTCGTCTGGGCGCTCGGGACGCTGCTGAACGGGTTCATGGCGTTCCCGAACCTGGTCGGGCTGCTGTTTCTCGGTGGGACGGTGGCGAAGTTGACCAGGGAGTACTTCGCGTCGGACCTGGCCCGCGCCGACGCCGGCCGGTAG
- a CDS encoding sodium-dependent transporter, with product MAVSARGAWGSRLGFILAAAGSAVGLGNIWGFPTQVGQGGGAVFVLVYLACVTLICFPIMLAELAIGRHAKKAPVGSFRAISPGTPWWLAGALGVLAGVGILSFYSVIAGWTVAYIFYTASGAVAGSPEAIGTFFSTFTANVPLNVGLTVAVLGATAAVIVGGVSKGIERTTKTLMPLLLGLLVLLAIRAVTLPGAADGLAYYLRPDFSKLTDITVINAALGQAFFSLSLGMGAMITYGSYLADREGIPVAAMWVVGLDTSIALLAGFIIFPAGFSIPGFDPSTGGAGLIFTVLPRLFATLPGGELFGAAFFVLLVMAALTSTISLLEVPVSHMIDERGWSRKRAVMAVTGVTLALAVPSVLATAGVAPFASLPGLGMDFLTLMATVWNNFALPIGGLLTAIFVGYAWKQAGALAELTAHGSWFPGQGLWVFLVRYVCPLAIAMIIVMTLRGQFAG from the coding sequence ATGGCTGTGTCTGCCCGCGGAGCCTGGGGCTCGCGTCTCGGCTTCATTCTCGCTGCCGCCGGATCCGCCGTGGGTCTCGGCAACATCTGGGGCTTTCCGACACAGGTCGGACAGGGAGGCGGCGCGGTCTTCGTCCTCGTGTACCTGGCCTGCGTCACGCTGATCTGCTTCCCGATCATGCTCGCCGAGCTCGCCATCGGCCGCCACGCCAAGAAGGCGCCCGTCGGGTCGTTCCGCGCCATCAGCCCCGGGACGCCGTGGTGGCTCGCCGGGGCGCTCGGCGTGCTGGCCGGCGTGGGCATCCTCTCGTTCTACTCGGTCATCGCCGGGTGGACGGTCGCCTACATCTTCTACACGGCCAGCGGGGCCGTCGCGGGCAGCCCCGAGGCCATCGGCACCTTCTTCTCGACCTTCACCGCGAACGTGCCGTTGAACGTCGGCCTGACCGTCGCCGTGCTGGGCGCGACGGCGGCCGTCATCGTCGGCGGCGTCTCGAAGGGCATCGAGCGGACGACGAAGACGCTCATGCCGCTGCTGCTCGGCCTGCTGGTCCTGCTCGCCATCCGCGCCGTCACGCTGCCCGGCGCCGCAGACGGCCTCGCCTACTACCTGCGGCCGGATTTCAGCAAGCTGACCGACATCACGGTGATCAACGCGGCCCTGGGCCAGGCCTTCTTCTCACTCAGCCTCGGCATGGGCGCGATGATCACGTACGGCAGCTACCTGGCCGACCGCGAGGGCATCCCGGTGGCGGCCATGTGGGTCGTCGGGCTCGATACGAGCATCGCCCTGCTGGCCGGCTTCATCATCTTCCCCGCGGGGTTCTCGATTCCCGGCTTCGACCCGTCGACCGGCGGCGCCGGCCTCATCTTCACCGTCCTACCGCGGCTCTTCGCGACGCTGCCCGGTGGAGAGCTCTTCGGCGCGGCGTTCTTCGTGCTGCTCGTGATGGCCGCGTTGACCTCGACGATCTCGCTGCTCGAGGTGCCGGTGTCGCACATGATCGACGAGCGGGGGTGGAGCCGGAAGCGGGCCGTGATGGCCGTGACCGGGGTGACGCTGGCGCTGGCGGTGCCTTCGGTCCTCGCCACGGCCGGTGTCGCGCCGTTTGCCAGCCTGCCCGGGCTCGGCATGGACTTCCTCACCCTGATGGCCACGGTGTGGAACAACTTCGCGCTGCCAATCGGCGGGTTGCTCACGGCCATCTTCGTCGGCTACGCCTGGAAGCAGGCCGGCGCCCTGGCCGAGTTGACCGCCCACGGGTCCTGGTTCCCCGGGCAGGGCCTCTGGGTCTTCCTGGTGCGCTACGTCTGCCCGCTGGCGATTGCGATGATCATCGTCATGACCCTCCGCGGGCAGTTCGCCGGCTGA
- the accB gene encoding acetyl-CoA carboxylase biotin carboxyl carrier protein encodes MTLDEIRQVLDMIRDHEVAEFELEQEGVKLRVRKDGVPIAAGAAVPSIGPLASASLPSGAAVTPVTVTPIVPEDDALEFAVVTSPMVGTFYRSPAPTAGPFVDIGQRVRKGQVLCIIEAMKLMNEIEAEYDGEVVKVYVENGQPVQYGERLFAIKTA; translated from the coding sequence ATGACCCTCGACGAGATCAGACAGGTCCTCGACATGATTCGCGACCACGAGGTCGCCGAATTCGAACTGGAGCAGGAAGGGGTGAAGCTCCGCGTGCGCAAGGACGGCGTTCCCATCGCGGCTGGCGCAGCCGTGCCGTCCATCGGGCCGCTGGCGTCCGCCTCGCTTCCGAGCGGCGCGGCCGTGACCCCCGTGACGGTGACGCCGATCGTCCCGGAAGACGACGCGCTCGAGTTCGCGGTGGTGACCTCGCCGATGGTCGGCACGTTCTATCGGTCCCCGGCGCCGACGGCGGGACCGTTCGTCGACATCGGGCAGCGCGTCCGCAAGGGCCAGGTCCTCTGCATCATCGAGGCGATGAAGCTCATGAACGAGATCGAGGCGGAGTACGACGGCGAGGTCGTCAAGGTCTACGTCGAGAACGGCCAGCCGGTGCAGTACGGGGAGCGCCTCTTCGCCATCAAGACCGCCTGA